The genome window TGCAGCTGATCTTTGCTTTTAGGGTAAAACAGCACCACTCGGTCTACTGTTAAATCCGCTGGCAAAGCATCACCCAAATAACATGGGCTTTTGCTTTGCTGCTGCCAGTTATTAGCAACAGCTATGTTTGAGGTTAAACAAAACAGCTCCAGCTCTGGCGCTTTTTGTTTTAATTCAGCCGCCAGACGGTCGGCCATAGGTTCTACCAGCAGCACTTTGCCTGATAAAAAATCAATATTACGCAGCAGCAGCTGACTGGTATTGTCCAACATATTAATCAACCTTCTTAAACATCAGATCCCAAACGCCATGGCCTAAATTAACACCACGGTTTTCGAATTTAGTCAGAGGTCTATGCTCAGGGCGTGGCACATAGTCATTGGTTTCTGACAGGTTGCTGTAACCTTCGGCAACTTTCATCACTTCCAGCATATGTTCAGCGTAGTTTTCCCAGTCAGTTGCCATATGAAATACACCACCGATTTTTAACTTGCGGCGTAATAACTGGGCAAACTCAGCCTGAACAATACGTCTTTTATGGTGACGTTTTTTATGCCATGGATCAGGGAAAAACAGTTGCACTGTGCTTAGGCTGTTGTCGGCAATAGAGTCGTTTAAAATTTCGATGGCATCGTGTTCAAACACACGCAGGTTTTTTACGCCTTCAGTTTCGGCTTCACCTAAACAAGCACCTACACCTGGTTTATGTACTTCGATACCAATAAAGTCTTTATCCGGTGCAGCTTTAGCCATTTGCACCAAAGATTTGCCCATGCCAAAACCAATTTCCAGCACTAAGTCGGCTTCACGGCCAAAGACTGCTTTCATATCGTAAGGCGTGGCCTGATGCTCAAGACCCATAGTGGGCCAGAATAAATCTAAACTGCGCTGCTGGCCTTTGGTCAGACGACCTTCCCTTAAAACAAAGCTACGGATACGGCGCAGGTATTTGTTTTCCTGAAGCTCATCGTCCTGTGGCTCTGTGTTTGGTTGTTCCGGGTGGG of Rheinheimera sp. MM224 contains these proteins:
- the trmB gene encoding tRNA (guanosine(46)-N7)-methyltransferase TrmB, with the protein product MTHPEQPNTEPQDDELQENKYLRRIRSFVLREGRLTKGQQRSLDLFWPTMGLEHQATPYDMKAVFGREADLVLEIGFGMGKSLVQMAKAAPDKDFIGIEVHKPGVGACLGEAETEGVKNLRVFEHDAIEILNDSIADNSLSTVQLFFPDPWHKKRHHKRRIVQAEFAQLLRRKLKIGGVFHMATDWENYAEHMLEVMKVAEGYSNLSETNDYVPRPEHRPLTKFENRGVNLGHGVWDLMFKKVD